A DNA window from Candidatus Bathyarchaeota archaeon contains the following coding sequences:
- a CDS encoding 3-isopropylmalate dehydratase small subunit: MINLVLKKKAVKFGDNINTDVILPGKYLELIDPKELGKHAMEGIDPDFSSKVRDGAVLIGGKNFGCGSSREQAPIALKNAGVECVVSEYFARIFYRNCINIGLPAIECENISENVEEGDIISVDLEKGIVTNESKDLTFKTAPIPKFLMTILQEGGLIEHLKKELGTEGSS; this comes from the coding sequence CTGATAAACTTGGTATTAAAAAAGAAAGCTGTAAAATTTGGTGACAATATCAATACAGATGTCATACTACCTGGGAAATATCTCGAATTGATAGATCCAAAGGAATTAGGCAAGCATGCAATGGAAGGAATAGATCCTGACTTCTCATCAAAAGTCAGAGATGGGGCTGTTCTAATTGGCGGGAAGAATTTCGGTTGTGGATCCAGTCGCGAGCAAGCTCCAATTGCCTTAAAAAACGCTGGAGTTGAATGTGTAGTCTCTGAATACTTTGCACGTATCTTTTACAGAAATTGCATAAACATTGGATTGCCAGCAATCGAGTGCGAGAATATTTCGGAAAATGTAGAAGAAGGAGATATAATATCGGTCGATTTAGAGAAAGGAATCGTGACAAATGAGTCAAAAGATTTAACATTTAAGACTGCTCCGATTCCGAAATTCTTGATGACAATTCTTCAAGAAGGTGGATTAATAGAACACCTCAAAAAAGAGTTAGGAACGGAAGGTAGTTCCTAA
- a CDS encoding elongation factor EF-2 — MGIIAHVDHGKTTMSDSLLASSGLLSPSVAGKALALDFMEEEQKRQMTIKAANVSLLHEMKEQSYVINLIDTPGHVDFSGRVTRSLRAIDGAVVVVDAVEEVMVQTETVTRQAVGERVRPVLYINKIDRLIKELKLTPQQIEEKVARIIKDFNELIETYAEQEYREKWKVNFSTNTVAMGSAKDRWGFNSVIAKDKNVKFSDVVDAYKENKVEELKEKVPLNEAILNMVVEAMPPPHVAQKYRISKIWRGDADSEIGQAMTNCDDNGPAVMCVANIVVDPQAGVVATGRLFSGTVREGDTVQLIGAKSHSRIQQVCIFMGPYREVIGEITAGNIPALLGLDAARAGETISSVKDTSPFEAVKYVTEPVVTLAVEPKHSKDLPKLVDTLKKLSIEDPNLVTTINEETGEYLIAGMGTLHLEIATTLIQKTGLQVITSKPIVIYRESVKKQAGPIEGKSPNKHNRIFISIEPLNDEIVDMIRKGDIGEYMDRAEMAKILRGKEWPADEAKGVWSVDEGSNMLIEVTKGAQFLQEVKDMVTAGYRWGLKEGPIAYEQMRGVKVKIEDVKLHEDAVHRGPAQTMPMTRRAFFASFLSADPCLLEPIQRITVKIAPDLLGAVTSVITQKRGKITSVDQKENLVNVYGDLPTAETFDLSEALRGATAGRAFWGLEFARWSPVPASMINEVIRDIRKRKGLPPEPQKAADFMD, encoded by the coding sequence ATGGGCATAATTGCCCACGTTGACCATGGAAAAACTACTATGTCAGACTCTCTTCTGGCATCTTCTGGATTACTCTCACCATCAGTCGCAGGTAAAGCATTAGCTTTGGACTTTATGGAAGAGGAACAAAAAAGACAGATGACGATAAAAGCAGCAAACGTCAGTCTCTTGCATGAGATGAAAGAGCAATCTTATGTTATAAATCTAATAGACACGCCAGGCCATGTGGACTTCAGCGGAAGAGTCACACGTTCGTTAAGAGCAATAGATGGAGCTGTAGTTGTTGTTGATGCTGTCGAAGAAGTAATGGTCCAGACAGAGACCGTTACTAGGCAAGCTGTGGGAGAGCGTGTTAGACCTGTATTATATATAAATAAAATTGACAGGCTGATCAAGGAGTTAAAATTAACCCCACAACAGATTGAGGAAAAAGTTGCAAGGATAATTAAAGATTTTAATGAATTAATTGAAACCTATGCTGAGCAAGAGTATAGAGAGAAATGGAAAGTGAACTTTTCAACGAATACCGTTGCTATGGGTTCAGCAAAAGATAGATGGGGTTTCAATTCAGTAATAGCTAAAGATAAAAATGTAAAATTCTCAGATGTTGTAGATGCTTATAAGGAGAATAAAGTAGAAGAACTAAAAGAGAAGGTGCCTCTGAATGAGGCCATACTTAACATGGTAGTTGAAGCCATGCCTCCGCCTCATGTTGCCCAGAAATATAGAATCTCTAAGATTTGGAGAGGGGATGCAGATAGTGAAATCGGTCAAGCTATGACCAACTGTGATGACAATGGTCCCGCTGTAATGTGTGTAGCGAACATAGTAGTAGATCCTCAGGCGGGAGTGGTTGCCACAGGTCGTTTATTCTCGGGCACTGTGCGAGAGGGTGATACAGTTCAATTGATTGGAGCAAAATCCCATTCAAGAATACAGCAAGTCTGCATCTTTATGGGACCTTATAGAGAAGTTATAGGAGAGATCACTGCTGGAAATATTCCTGCTTTATTAGGTCTAGATGCAGCTAGGGCCGGAGAGACCATCAGTTCAGTAAAGGATACATCACCTTTTGAAGCTGTAAAATATGTTACTGAGCCTGTTGTGACCTTAGCTGTAGAACCAAAGCACAGCAAAGATCTACCTAAATTAGTCGATACGCTTAAGAAGCTTTCAATTGAGGATCCAAACCTTGTTACTACAATAAATGAAGAGACAGGCGAATACCTAATCGCTGGTATGGGAACATTGCATTTAGAGATTGCGACTACTTTAATTCAAAAAACAGGACTTCAAGTAATAACATCGAAACCTATAGTGATCTATAGAGAAAGCGTTAAAAAGCAAGCCGGACCAATCGAAGGAAAATCACCAAACAAGCATAATAGGATTTTCATTAGCATTGAACCACTGAACGATGAGATCGTAGATATGATTAGAAAAGGAGATATCGGAGAATATATGGATCGTGCAGAAATGGCCAAAATCTTACGAGGAAAGGAATGGCCTGCTGATGAGGCAAAAGGTGTCTGGAGTGTTGATGAGGGATCCAATATGCTAATTGAAGTGACTAAAGGAGCACAATTCCTCCAAGAAGTCAAGGATATGGTTACAGCAGGCTATAGATGGGGTTTGAAAGAAGGGCCTATAGCATACGAGCAAATGAGAGGAGTAAAAGTAAAGATAGAAGATGTAAAGCTACATGAGGATGCAGTTCACAGAGGACCGGCACAGACTATGCCGATGACAAGGAGAGCGTTCTTCGCATCTTTCCTTTCTGCTGATCCTTGCTTACTAGAACCCATACAAAGAATAACCGTTAAAATTGCCCCAGACCTATTAGGAGCAGTTACAAGTGTGATCACACAAAAGAGAGGTAAAATTACATCAGTAGACCAAAAAGAAAATCTTGTGAATGTCTATGGAGATCTGCCTACAGCCGAAACATTCGATCTTTCGGAGGCACTCAGAGGCGCAACAGCGGGTCGTGCATTCTGGGGATTAGAATTCGCCCGATGGTCTCCTGTACCTGCATCTATGATAAATGAAGTCATCAGAGACATAAGAAAAAGAAAGGGTCTTCCTCCAGAACCACAAAAAGCAGCAGATTTTATGGACTGA
- a CDS encoding 2-isopropylmalate synthase, with protein MSKKPKVISIFDTTLRDGEQTPGVSLTPEDKIEIAHKLDSLGVDTIEAGFPLVSKGEHEAVKRITKEKLRSEICGLARANRADIDKAIECDVDCVHTFIATSDIHMKYKLKMSKEEVLKAAVDSVEYAKKHGVVVEFSPEDASRTDFSYLMKVLKAVTDAKTDRINIPDTVGVMDPRNVYDWISKITDSIKIPISIHCHNDFGLAVANSLTAVEAGATQVHATINGLGERAGNASLEEIVIGIQLLLKKKTNINTKLLYETSKLVTRLTGISVQPNKAIVGENAFGHEAGIHTHGISTKPITYEPISPELVGRKRWFQAGKHAGTHGLKAKLAEAGMDADDTHMKEILDRVKEIGDKGKIVTDIDLYSIARAVIDGLSDEERIVNLENLSVLSGMNTVPTASVKLSLDGKEHIASATGVGPVDSAIKAIQKIISPLANVRLKEYRLEAITGGSDALAEVLIKVENGQGNVVSASAAREDVVMASVEAMIEGINKILARKKRK; from the coding sequence TTGAGTAAAAAACCTAAAGTAATCAGTATTTTTGATACGACTTTGAGGGATGGAGAGCAAACACCAGGTGTGTCTTTGACTCCTGAAGATAAAATAGAGATAGCTCATAAATTAGATTCACTTGGCGTAGATACTATAGAAGCTGGCTTTCCCTTAGTCTCAAAAGGAGAACATGAAGCGGTAAAGAGAATAACGAAAGAAAAATTAAGATCTGAGATTTGTGGACTTGCGAGAGCTAATAGAGCGGATATCGATAAGGCTATTGAATGCGATGTAGATTGCGTTCATACATTTATAGCTACTTCCGACATACACATGAAATATAAACTTAAAATGAGTAAAGAAGAAGTTCTAAAAGCAGCCGTAGATAGTGTTGAATATGCAAAAAAGCACGGCGTTGTAGTAGAATTTTCACCTGAAGATGCTAGTAGAACTGATTTCTCTTATCTTATGAAGGTATTGAAGGCTGTTACAGATGCTAAGACTGATAGAATAAATATACCTGATACTGTAGGAGTAATGGATCCTAGAAATGTCTATGACTGGATTAGTAAGATCACTGATTCGATTAAAATACCGATAAGCATTCATTGCCACAATGATTTCGGACTAGCTGTTGCAAACTCACTTACTGCTGTTGAGGCAGGTGCAACTCAAGTTCATGCTACTATTAACGGTCTTGGAGAAAGAGCAGGAAATGCCTCTTTAGAAGAGATAGTAATAGGAATTCAATTGTTATTGAAGAAAAAAACCAATATTAATACAAAATTACTGTATGAAACCTCAAAATTGGTTACTAGACTTACCGGCATTTCTGTGCAACCCAACAAAGCTATAGTTGGAGAAAATGCATTTGGGCATGAGGCCGGAATTCATACGCATGGAATTTCTACTAAACCTATTACTTATGAACCGATTAGTCCTGAGTTAGTAGGAAGAAAAAGATGGTTCCAGGCAGGTAAGCACGCAGGTACTCATGGCTTGAAGGCAAAGTTGGCTGAAGCCGGTATGGATGCTGACGACACGCATATGAAAGAGATCCTTGATAGGGTAAAAGAGATTGGAGATAAGGGTAAGATAGTAACAGACATTGATCTTTACTCAATAGCCAGGGCTGTAATAGACGGCTTATCTGATGAGGAAAGGATTGTAAATCTGGAGAATCTATCCGTATTATCTGGAATGAACACAGTACCAACAGCATCTGTTAAACTCTCATTAGATGGCAAAGAACACATTGCTTCTGCAACGGGTGTTGGACCTGTTGATTCTGCAATAAAAGCCATTCAAAAGATAATTAGTCCCCTAGCAAATGTAAGACTTAAAGAATACCGATTGGAGGCAATTACAGGTGGTTCTGATGCATTGGCTGAAGTTCTAATAAAAGTTGAGAATGGTCAGGGCAATGTCGTTTCAGCTAGTGCGGCACGTGAAGATGTTGTGATGGCTAGCGTAGAGGCTATGATAGAAGGTATAAATAAAATCCTTGCAAGGAAAAAGAGGAAATAG
- a CDS encoding 3-isopropylmalate dehydrogenase, with protein MSKKSYKIAVIGGDGTGPEVVNEGLKVLKAIAVQQGFAYETISYDLGGERYRKTGEILPDSIYEELKKIDSIYLGAIGDPKVKPGILEKGILLKLRFELDQYVNLRPVVLYDKRFCPLKDKTEDDVDFVVIRENTEGLYCGAGGFLKKGTKDEVAIQDSINTYKGAERVIRFAFDYTKRRNKRKKVTLCGKTNVLTYAFDLWERVFYEVAKDYTDIETEYANVDATCMWMVKSPEWFDVIVTDNMFGDIITDLGAIIQGGMGIAAGGNINPTGVSMFEPIGGSAPKYTGKNIINPLAAICALSMLLDTIGEQQAAIIVENAVKQVVKEKLQSFSAGKMGYSTSKVGDLVVEYLSKNSD; from the coding sequence ATGAGTAAGAAATCTTATAAAATAGCGGTAATTGGTGGTGACGGAACTGGTCCGGAAGTTGTAAATGAAGGGCTAAAAGTCTTAAAAGCAATCGCTGTTCAGCAAGGATTTGCCTATGAGACAATTTCTTATGATTTAGGTGGAGAAAGATATCGTAAAACCGGTGAAATTCTTCCTGATTCAATATATGAAGAGTTGAAGAAAATTGATTCGATCTATTTAGGTGCAATCGGAGATCCAAAAGTAAAGCCAGGAATTCTGGAAAAAGGGATATTGTTGAAATTACGTTTTGAACTCGATCAGTACGTAAATTTACGTCCTGTTGTTCTTTATGATAAGCGGTTTTGTCCTTTGAAGGATAAAACTGAAGATGATGTCGATTTTGTGGTGATAAGAGAGAATACCGAAGGCCTATATTGTGGGGCTGGAGGCTTTCTGAAAAAAGGCACTAAGGATGAAGTGGCCATTCAAGACAGCATCAATACATACAAGGGAGCAGAACGAGTTATACGCTTCGCTTTTGATTATACCAAGCGGAGAAATAAACGGAAGAAAGTAACGCTTTGTGGGAAAACTAATGTGTTAACTTATGCCTTTGATTTGTGGGAGAGAGTCTTCTATGAAGTGGCTAAAGACTATACAGACATTGAGACTGAGTATGCAAATGTTGACGCTACTTGTATGTGGATGGTGAAGAGTCCTGAATGGTTTGATGTCATTGTAACCGATAATATGTTTGGAGATATTATCACGGATCTTGGAGCCATAATACAAGGTGGCATGGGAATTGCAGCTGGAGGAAATATCAATCCAACTGGGGTATCGATGTTTGAGCCAATCGGTGGTAGTGCACCTAAATATACTGGAAAAAATATTATCAATCCCCTTGCAGCAATATGTGCTCTCTCGATGCTATTAGATACAATTGGTGAGCAACAAGCAGCAATTATAGTAGAGAATGCAGTGAAACAGGTAGTTAAAGAAAAACTACAGAGTTTCTCAGCAGGAAAGATGGGTTATTCAACATCAAAAGTGGGTGATCTAGTGGTTGAATATCTATCAAAGAATAGCGATTAA
- a CDS encoding 30S ribosomal protein S17e, whose protein sequence is MGKVRNETIKKFARSIIEKYPNKFSRDYENNKKLLEEVADIQSKKLKNKIAGYVTTLISRTPSEPITEPTKESVIPPKEEKKPEKPVETTAEKKLKEEKPQAEPVEEEKEIKTEASKEEKLEKKEVEKPKEEKPKKPVKSAAEKKPEKVKPKKQAKVEK, encoded by the coding sequence ATGGGAAAAGTCAGAAATGAAACGATAAAGAAATTTGCTAGATCTATAATTGAAAAATATCCTAATAAATTTTCACGAGATTATGAAAATAATAAGAAGCTATTGGAAGAAGTCGCTGATATTCAATCTAAAAAATTAAAAAATAAAATAGCAGGATACGTTACAACCTTAATTTCAAGAACGCCCAGCGAACCTATAACAGAGCCTACAAAGGAAAGTGTAATCCCGCCAAAAGAAGAAAAAAAGCCTGAAAAACCGGTTGAAACTACTGCTGAAAAGAAACTAAAAGAGGAAAAACCGCAAGCTGAACCTGTCGAAGAAGAAAAGGAAATCAAAACAGAAGCTTCAAAAGAAGAAAAATTAGAAAAGAAAGAAGTAGAAAAGCCGAAAGAAGAGAAGCCTAAAAAACCAGTTAAATCTGCTGCAGAAAAAAAACCTGAAAAAGTAAAACCAAAAAAACAAGCTAAAGTAGAGAAGTAA